One stretch of Pieris brassicae chromosome 8, ilPieBrab1.1, whole genome shotgun sequence DNA includes these proteins:
- the LOC123713838 gene encoding cGMP-dependent protein kinase, isozyme 2 forms cD5/T2 isoform X1, whose protein sequence is MKIKHYPGKAVMEDPWLSLNDRTMDLVYAANWVGAENLNEYNSTSSSQSNGSKFNSISRSKSCRDVGRTVDRDQSDSSYDLEHNGYNYPPNVPRSNNISQLAKYQQDIEEKSRATNNLLIQNKLKHSYSFKDMPNGYKPSTLRRVKRRNFTEWDIDAFGNNERQPPVPPKRKESLKYAHRQRKVDSKKLCYPLPDPGPVPPDPSSESYYEYYSRVSQQNNETDSDKIKLIQKDPKIESPPYDGSISNHSIRGFGNDMYKIINSMATLDLAPIKFRSSKHKHDKDSDAEGFGLYKHNNGSACEPIPQHIKQPNIERNSCVEDARPNFRSKSLRVKSESRAPLKAYLDTMEYNDNAYNNNVTVTQPKRNLSPSEQLSLMQYETCKGSPNPTLPPISNGYNSVKWGKESDHRTSNGAIRQKSDKYGKLYNTVRVKSEDRYDRYNDILSLGQLREGISEERVSDKAKNGAYPRSAKTSSSGSDSDFSIPRPKLIVPVHTYGTRKRRTGNLCQRESNATESSLDAGIVLNVSRLEEQSKENHRNGDTEGRVEVSRENKYLSTMAPGKVFGELAILYNCKRTATIKAATDCRLWAIERQCFQTIMMRTGLIRQAEYTDFLKSVPIFKNLPEDTLIKISDVLEETHYQNGDYIIRQGARGDTFFIISKGQVKVTQKQPNSNDEKFIRTLTKGDFFGEKALQGDDLRTANIVCDSPEGTTCLVIDRETFNQLISTLDEIRTKYKDEGDDRQRLNEEFANLRLSDLRIIATLGIGGFGRVELVQIQADSSRSFALKQMKKAQIVETRQQQHIMSEKEIMSEMNCEFIVKLYKTFKDRKYLYMLMETCLGGELWTILRDKGQFDDSTTRFYTACVVEAFHYLHSRNIIYRDLKPENLLLDSKGYVKLVDFGFSKKLQASRKTWTFCGTPEYVAPEVIMNKGHDISADYWSLGVLMFELLTGSPPFTGADPMKTYNKILKGIDAVEFPRCITRNAANLIKKLCRDNPAERLGYQRGGITEIQKHKWFDGFNWEGLAMRTLEPPIKPTVKSAVDTHNFDQYPPDADEPPPDDLSGWDATF, encoded by the exons ATGAAAATCAAACACTATCCAGGAAAAGCGGTCATGGAGGACCCCTGGCTTTCCTTAAACGACAGAACAATGGACCTTGTATATGCTGCTAACTGGGTCGGCGCAGAGAACCTTAACGAGTATAACAGCACCAGTAGTAGCCAATCTAATGGTTCCAAATTTAACTCTATATCAAGAAGCAAATCATGCCGAGATGTGGGTCGCACCGTTGATAGAGATCAAAGTGATAGTTCATACGATTTGGAGCACAATGGTTATAATTATCCCCCCAATGTGCCCAGAAGTAACAATATATCTCAATTAGCTAAATACCAACAAGATATTGAAGAAAAATCTAGAGCAACAAATAACCTtctaattcaaaataaattaaaacatagcTATAGTTTTAAAGACATGCCAAACGGTTACAAACCGTCGACCCTAAGAAGAGTTAAAAGAAGAAATTTTACAGAATGGGATATCGATGCTTTTGGAAACAATGAGCGTCAACCACCTGTTCCACCAAAGCGAAAAGAGTCGCTAAAATATGCTCACCGGCAGAGAAAAGTGGATTCAAAAAAGCTTTGCTATCCTCTTCCAGACCCAGGCCCTGTACCACCTGACCCATCTTCAGAATCCTATTACGAATATTATTCACGTGTAAGCCAACAGAACAATGAGACAGATAgcgataaaataaaactaattcagAAAGATCCAAAAATAGAATCACCACCTTATGATGGTTCTATTTCTAATCATTCGATTAGAGGATTCGGTAATGAtatgtacaaaattattaattctatGGCCACGTTGGATTTAGCACCGATTAAGTTCAGATCCAGTAAACATAAACACGATAAGGATAGTGATGCGGAAGGTTTTGGTTTATATAAGCATAATAATGGATCTGCATGCGAACCAATTCCTCAACACATAAAGCAACCAAACATTGAACGGAACAGTTGCGTAGAAGATGCACGTCCTAATTTTCGGTCTAAATCGTTGAGAGTCAAGAGTGAGAGTAGAGCTCCTTTGAAGGCATATCTTGATACAATGGAATATAACGACAATGCATACAATAACAACGTAACCGTCACTCAACCGAAAAGGAACCTCTCTCCAAGCGAGCAGTTATCGTTAATGCAGTATGAAACGTGTAAAGGAAGTCCAAATCCGACTCTACCGCCCATCAGTAACGGTTATAACTCGGTTAAATGGGGGAAAGAAAGTGACCATCGGACTTCAAACGGTGCCATTAGGCAAAAATCTGATAAATAcggaaaattatataacacaGTGCGAGTAAAAAGTGAAGATAGATATGATAGGTATAATGACATTTTATCTCTGGGACAGCTCAGAGAAGGTATAAGTGAGGAACGTGTGAGTGATAAAGCTAAGAATGGCGCGTATCCGCGTAGTGCAAAAACTTCGTCTAGTGGTTCCGACTCGGACTTTTCGATACCGCGACCTAAACTAATAGTACCTGTGCATACTTATGGAACTCGAAAGAGAAGAACGGGAAATCTTTGTCAGCGGGAAAGTAACGCGACGGAGTCTTCATTAGACGCTGGTATAGTACTCAATGTCTCGCGTCTCGAAGAACAGTCCAAAGAAAATCACCGAAATGGAGATAcag AGGGCAGAGTGGAGGTTTCAAGGGAGAACAAGTACCTTAGTACAATGGCGCCTGGAAAGGTATTTGGTGAACTGGCCATACTCTACAACTGCAAAAGAACGGCCACCATAAAGGCAGCTACGGATTGCAGGCTTTGGGCAATCGAACGTCAATGTTTCCAAACTATTATGATGAGGACTGGACTCATCCGACAAGCCGAATATACGGACTTCCTTAAAAg tgTTCCAATCTTCAAAAATCTTCCCGAGGACacgcttattaaaatatctgacGTGCTTGAAGAAACACACTACCAAAACGGGGATTACATCATACGACAGGGCGCTAGAGGAGATACCTTCTTCATTATATCCAAGGGACaa GTCAAGGTAACGCAGAAACAGCCAAATAGCAATGATGAAAAATTCATTAGAACTCTTACCAAGGGCGATTTCTTCGGTGAAAAGGCATTGCAAGG AGACGATCTACGAACGGCCAACATTGTCTGCGACTCGCCAGAGGGCACCACCTGTCTTGTCATTGATCGAGAGACATTCAATCAGCTGATTTCCACATTGGACGAAATTCGCACCAAGTACAAAGACGAAGGCGACGACCGACAGAG GCTCAACGAAGAATTCGCCAATCTCCGCTTATCAGACCTACGTATCATCGCCACATTGGGTATCGGAGGTTTTGGTCGCGTCGAGCTGGTACAAATCCAAGCAGACTCGAGCCGTTCCTTCGCCCTGAAGCAGATGAAGAAAGCCCAGATCGTTGAAACGAGACAGCAACAGCACATCATGTCAGAGAAAGAGATAATGTCGGAGATGAACTGCGAATTCATAGTAAAGTTGTACAAGACGTTCAAGGACCGTAAATACTTGTATATGCTTATGGAGACTTGCCTTGGAGGAGAGTTGTGGACTATTTTGAGAGATAAAG gtcaGTTTGACGATTCCACTACTAGATTCTACACAGCTTGCGTCGTTGAAGCGTTCCACTACTTGCATTCTAGGAATATTATTTAcag GGATCTCAAGCCAGAGAATTTACTCCTAGACTCCAAAGGCTATGTGAAGCTGGTGGACTTCGGGTTCTCTAAGAAGTTGCAGGCAAGTCGCAAGACTTGGACATTCTGTGGTACGCCAGAGTACGTAGCCCCTGAAGTCATCATGAACAAAGGTCACGATATAAGCGCGGACTACTGGTCTTTAG GTGTCTTAATGTTCGAGCTTCTAACTGGATCACCGCCATTCACTGGAGCCGATCCAATGAAGACGTACAATAAGATCCTAAAGGGTATTGATGCAGTGGAGTTCCCGAGATGCATCACCCGCAACGCAGCTAACCTCATCAAGAAACTCTGCAGGGACAACCCTGCCGAGAGACTGGGCTACCAGCGAGGCGGCATCACAGAGATTCAGAAACACAA GTGGTTCGACGGTTTCAATTGGGAAGGTCTAGCGATGCGCACGCTTGAGCCACCCATAAAGCCAACCGTTAAATCAGCAGTTGACACACACAACTTCGACCAATACCCACCTGACGCCGATGAGCCTCCACCCGATGACCTGTCTGGCTGGGATGCTACtttctaa